GTCATCTGCCCGGCCCGCTCGGCCTGGGAGCTGCATCAGGCATGGCCCAGCTCTCAGCTGCACATGGTCACGGATGCCGGCCACTCCGCGTTCGAGCCGGCCATACGCCGCGAGTTGGTGGCGGCCACCGACCGCTTCGCCGCAGCGTTGCGATGATCGGCCTGATCCAGCGCGTCAGCGAGGCGAGTGTCGCGGTCGACGGCGAGACGATCGCCGCCATCGACCGTGGACTGTTGGCCCTGATCGGGGTCGAAAAGGGCGACGATCTCAGGCGCGCCGACCGGCTCCTCGAGCGCCTGCTCGGCTACCGAGTCTTCCCCGACGAACTCGGCCGCATGAACCTCAGCCTGCGCACGACCGGCGGTGGACTCCTGCTGGTACCTCAGTTCACGCTCGCGGCCGACACCCGCAAGGGCACCCGTGCGAGCTTCACGAGCGCGGCCCCGCCAACCGACGGCGAGCGACTCTACGATTATCTGGTGGCCCAAGCCAATGCGACCTATCCTCATGTGCAATGCGGACGTTTCGGCGCCGACATGCAGGTCGCGCTCGTCAACGATGGCCCCGTGACCTTCTGGCTCCAAGGTTGAAGACGGATCTCGTGCGGATGTGCTTATGTCCTGGTCCGCCTGGCCTTCGCCGGGCGGCCTAGCGAACCAGGCTACGCATCGCCGCCCTTGCGGATTCGCGCCCGGTTTCGGTCTAATACCCGACTCGTTGATTCATGCGCGGCCGCAGGCCGCGGAGCCCGATGTCAGCCCAGACGACCAACCGCACCGCTCGGGTCGAGCGACAGACCCTGGAGACCCGGATCCGCGTCACCGTCGATCTCGACGGGACCGGGCGCGCGAGCCTGCGCACAGGGGTGCCCTTCCTCGAGCACATGCTGGCGCAGATTGCCCGCCACGGGATGATCGATCTAGAGATCGAGGCCGACGGCGATCTGCACATCGACGATCACCACACGGTCGAAGACCTGGGTATCACGCTCGGCCAAGCGCTCGCCAAGGCCTTCGGCGACAAACAGGGCATCCGCCGCTACGGGCACGCCTACGTGCCGCTCGACGAGGCGCTGTCGCGTGTCGTCGTCGACCTCTCAGGCCGCCCAGGGCTGGTCTTCGCGGTCGACTTCGTCCGCGAGCGGATCGGCGCCTTCGACGTCGACCTGTTCCGCGAATTCTTCCAGGGCCTCGTCAATCATGCGGCGCTGACGCTGCATGTCGACAACCTGCGCGGCGACAATGCCCATCATCAGGCGGAGACCGTCTTCAAGGCCTTCGGCCGGGCGCTGCGGATGGCCGTCGAGCCCGATCCGCGGATGACCGGCATCACCCCATCGACCAAGGGCGCGCTCTGAGCGCCGCTGACCGCCGAGGAACTGCCCTGTGCTGCTGATCCCTGCCATCGATCTGAAGGACGGCCGCTGCGTGCGGCTGCGCCAGGGCCGCATGGAGGACGAGACCGTCTTCTCCGACAACCCGGTCGAGATGGCTGGGTGCTGGGCGGCGGCCGGCGCACGGCGCCTGCATCTGGTCGACCTGAACGGCGCCTTCGCCGGTACGCCGGTCAACGGCGCGGCGATCCGCGCGATCGCCGCGGCCTTTCCGGACCTGCCGATCCAGGTCGGGGGCGGGATCCGCGACGAGGCGACGATCGGCGCCTATCTCGAGGCCGGGGTCGGTTACTGCATCCTGGGCACCCAGGCGGTGCGCGAGCCCGAGTTCGTCGCCCGCGCCTGCCGCGCCTTCCCGGGTCACATCATGGTCGGCCTCGATGCGCAGGACGGCCAGGTGGCCGTCCAAGGCTGGGCCGAGATCACCGATCATCGGGTCGAAGACCTGGCGCGACGTTTCGAAGACGACGGCATCGAGGCCGTGATCTACACCGACATCGGCCGCGACGGCATGTTGAGCGGCCCGAATATCGCCGCGACCAAGGCCTTGGCAGCGGCGATCGGCATCCCGGTCGTCGCCTCCGGCGGCATCACGACCCTGGACGACGTGCGGGCCTTGGCCGAGGCGGCGCGCGGCACAGGCATCATGGGCGCCATCACCGGCCGCGCCATCTACGAGGGCACGCTGGACTTCGCCGCCGGCCAGCGGCTCGCCGATTCCATCGAGGTTGACCGATGACTGAAAATGACGACTGGCTCGACGCGATCAAGTGGGACGCGCAGGGTCTGGTGCCGGCGATCGCCCAGGAATGGGGCACCGGCAAGATCCTGATGATGGCTTGGATGAACCGCGAGTCGCTGCGCCTGACGCGCGAGAGCGGTCACGTCGTCTATTGGTCGCGCTCGCGCGCGAAGCTCTGGCACAAGGGCGAGGAGTCCGGCAACCAACAGGTCGTTCGGGCGATCCGCATCGATTGCGATGCCGACGTCGTCCTGATCGAGGTCGAGCAGAAGGGCGGGATCGCCTGTCACACCGGGCGCCACAGCTGTTTTTACCGCAAGCTCGACGCGACCGGCCAGTGGGTCGAGGTCGATCCCGTCATCAAGGACCCGAAGGCCATCTACGGTCGGCCCTGAGTGCCGGCCCCGGGTCCAGTCTTGAAGATTCGCCGCTTTGAACGATAGATCGATGAAGAACGACACCCTGGAACGCCTGGCCGAGGTCCTGGAGGAGCGCAAGTCCGCCGATCCGCAGTCCTCTTACGTCGCCAAGCTTTACGGCAAGGGACTCGACGCGATCCTGAAGAAGATCGGCGAGGAGGCCACCGAGACGGTGATGGCGGCCAAGGATGGGGAGGGTGAGCGGATCGTCAGCGAGGTTGCCGACCTCTGGTTCCATTGTCTGGTCATGCTTGCCCACGAGGGCCTCGGGCCGACTGCCGTCCTTGCCGAACTTGACCGGCGCTTCGGACTCTCCGGACTCGAGGAGAAGGCACGTCGCACCGAGGGATAGCGCGGGTGCGGCCCTCGCCCTTGGGCATTGCGCGCGGCCTTGCGTTATGATCCAGCAATCCCAATGGGTCCTTCGCCGGCCTTGCCGGTGGCAGCCGCCCGAGCAACCGTCATCCTGACGGCCGTTTTCACCTAACGATATGGCATCCCTCCGGGGATGACTGGAGGAACACATGGGAGTCGGTGGCATCAGTATCTGGCAGCTGTTGATCATCCTGGTGATCGTGCTGCTGCTGTTCGGGACCAAGCGTCTGAAGAATATCGGCTCGGACCTGGGGAACGCCGTCAAAGGGTTCCGTGGTGCCCTGTCCGATGCGGAAAAACGCGACGAGGAAGAAGAGAAGAAGCAGGCGGGCGCGGAGCCGGCACTCACCTCCGAGCAGCGCACGGCCGAATCCGCGGACACCCCGGAGGCGAGCAAGGACAAGGGCCCGGCGACCAAGTCCTGATCGCCGCCCTCCCGCTGACCTACCGCTGAGGTTCGTCCATGTTCGACGTCGGTTTCCTGGAGCTCGTCGTGATCGGCCTGGTCGCGCTGATCGTGATCGGCCCGGAGCGCTTGCCACGCGTTGCGCGCACGGCCGGGATGTGGGTCGGACGGGCACGACGGGCCTTTACGTCGGTCAAGGAGGAGATCGACCGCGAGCTGCGGGCCGAAGAACTCAAGGAGATCATGCGCAAGCAGGCCGACAGCCAGTCCCTGGAGCGCATCCTCGAACCTCCGGCGAAAACGCACCGGAGCGAGGCCGATTCGGTCGGGCCAGGGGCGGGCGGAAAATCACCCGAGCCCCCCTCGACCGAGGCGAGAGCGACAGAAAGCGGCGATCCGCCCTAGGCGCGTCGCCCGGGCCGCCTGACCTTCGAACTCCGACTCCCCATCGACCCGAACGAGCCGTACCGCCGCGCCATGTTGACGTCAGAGACCCCAGACGAATTGGGGGGCGAACAGCCCTTCATCTCCCACCTCATCGAGCTGCGCAATCGTCTGATCCGGATGCTGGTCGCGGTCGGGCTGGTGTTTCTGGCGCTGTTCCCGTTCGCCAACGACATCTACACCGCGGTGGCGGCACCGATCATGGCGAAGCTGCCAGATGGGGCGAGCATGATCGCGACCCAGATCGCCTCGCCGTTCCTGACGCCATTCAAGCTGGCGTTGATGGTCGCGGTCTTCGTCACCGCACCCTATCTGCTCTATCAGCTCTGGGCATTCGTCGCGCCCGGTCTCTATCGTCACGAGAAGCGGCTGGCGGTGCCGCTGCTGATCAGCAGCATCGTGCTCTTCTACCTGGGCATGGCCTTCGCGTACTTCGTCGTCTTCCCGCTCGTCTTCGCCTTCTTCGCCTCGGTCACGCCGCAGGGTGTGACCCAGATGCCGGACATCGCCTTCTATCTCGACTTCATCCTCAAGCTGTTCTTCGCCTTCGGCGTGGCCTTCGAGATACCGATCGCGACGATCCTCTTGGTGGCCATTGGCGCCGTGACGCCCGAGCAGTTGGCACGGCAGCGGCCTTACGTCATCGTTGGGGTATTCGTCGTCGGCATGGTGTTGACGCCGCCCGATGTGATCTCGCAGACCCTGCTCGCGGTCCCGATGTGGTTGTTGTTCGAGCTGGGCATCCTCTTCTCGCGCATCCTCGTGACTCCACGTGGTGCGCCCGAGCGGCCAGAAGACGGTGGTGGCCCCGACGGCGATCGGGACCCTCCGCCCCAGGCCTTCTTGCGAGAGGACGAAGACGGCGAAATCGACCGGGACGAAGCGTCTGGCGGTGGCGATCCCGGTCTCCTCGAGGCCGAGGAAGCCCCTGTCCGTGCTAGCGCCGAGGTGGCCGATCCGGTGACAGGCAAGCTGGAGCGGATCAAGTCTCTACGTGACACGGACGGCGACCTCGAGGAGGTCCGTCGCCTGCTCTACGAGGTCCTCGGCGAGGGCGATGTGGACCAGCGCATCGTCGCCCAAAACATCCTCGATCAACTCGACACCCCTTGAGCGGCCGGCACCACCGATCGCGCATTCTCGGCGAAGATGTCGTCATTTACTGTCCGAAGGCAGGGCAACAAGGGCCTTTTTGGATTATTATTGGCTTGATCAATCCAAAAGGCGACGAAAAATGGCCACAGCGAGCCTTCAAATTCACTACAAGCAGAATCGTCTCAAGCAATTGCGGGCGTTTTGCCACGCCGCACGCACCGGCAGTGTCAGCGCCGCGGCCGAGAAGATCTTCCTCAGCCAGCCCACGGTTTCCTTACAGATTCAGGCCCTCGAGCGGGAGTTCGACACGATACTCTTCGAGCGGCGAGGCCCGAAGATCAAGCTCACCCCGGAAGGCGAGCTCCTTTTTCAGTTGGCCGAACCGCTCGTCGAGGGGATGGACAAGCTGCACGAGACCTTCGCCACCCAGTGCGGGCGCGTCGACCAGGGGACGCTCAATGTCGCCGCCGGCGAGTCGACAATCCTCTACGTCTTGCCAGAACCTGTTCAATACTTCTCCGAGCAATTCCCCGGCATCGATCTGAAACTGCATAACGTCACGGGTCGCGACGGCCTGGCGATGTTGCGGGCCGACACGGTGGACCTCGCCGTGGGTTCGATGCTTGAGGTGCCCGACGATATCACCTACCGACCCGTCGTCACGTTCCGCCCGACCCTCATTACCCCGCGCGACCACCCCCTCGCCAACAAGGCGGATGTCACACTCGAGGAGATCGCGCCGTACGGACTCATTTTGCCACCCCGTCACCTGAGCACCTGGCGCATCGTCGACCTGGTCTTCAAGCAGCACAACCTCAACTATCGGGTCACGCTGGAGGCAGGCGGCTGGGAGGTCATCAAGAAGTACGTCGAACTCGGTCTCGGCATCTCGATCGTCACCGACGTCTGTCTCAGCGGTGGCGAGGAGCTCGGGCGTGTCCCTCTCGATCGCTACTTCCCCAAGCGCAGCTACGGCATCGTGCTGCGCCGTGGCAAGTTTCTCTCGCCCCAGGCCAAGTCCTTCCTGAAGGTGCTCGAGGCCTGCTTCCCGGAACGCGATACGCCCCCACACCAGCCGACCGTCGGCGAGGCGGACTGGGACGACACCCAGCTCGGCTGACGACTTGTCAGGCGCCCGAGGCGGGGCTGATACCAGATCAATCCCGGCGTAACTCGTCGGTCAGCGCGATCGGGGTCGGGTAGCGTCGCACGACCAGGTAGGACGAGACGAGGAAGGTCAGGATCGTCGCAAGCTGTAGCGTGTAGGAAGCCAGTTCGCCGATTACCCCTTTGCTCAGCGCGAGGGCAGCGATCAGCAGGGAGAATTCGCTGAGCTGCCCGAGGCGGTGCCCGATCTCGCCGGCGCGCGTCGGCGGCTCCCCGGTCAGCGTCAAGAGCAGGCGAAATATCCAGGGTTTGATCAGCAGCATCGCGCCGGCCATAAGCATCGCCGGCAACAAGACGTCCTCGACCATTCCAAGGTTGAAACGCGCCCCGAGGCTGAAGAAGAAGAGGACGAGGAAGAAGTCCCTCACCGGGCGCAGGCTCTCGGCGATATAGAAGGCGATCGGGCTCGATGCAAGCGAGATACCGGCGATGAAGGCACCGATCTCGCGCGACAGGCCGAGCCAGAACGACAGCTCCGCCATACCGACGCACCAGCCGATCACCAACAGAAAGACGTATTCGCGGAAGGTGTCGAAGCGTTGGATCAGCGGTAGCAGCAGATAATGGGCACAAGCCATCGCGAAGAGGATCAGCAGGGGTAGCTTGAATAGGACGAAGGCCATCTGAATCCACGGATTGTCACCGTTCGGCGCCCCGCCGATGACCAGTAGCAAGGCGATCGCCAGCAGGTCTTGCAGGAGCAGGACGCTGATGATGACGCGGCCCATTCGCTGATGATGCAAGACCGTCGTCGGCAGCAGTTTGAGGCCGATGATGGTGCTCGAAAAGGTCATGGCCCCACCGACGAGTAGGGCCTCGACCAGCGTGAAGCCGATGGCGAGGCCGATGCCCATACCGGCGGCGGCGAAGGCCAAAGAGCTGCCCAGCGTGACGATCGTCGTGCGTCGCAGGCTGCGCAGCAGGTCTTGAGGGTCGAGGTTGAGGCCGAGCAGAAAGAGCAGAAAGATGATGCCGATGTTGCCGATCTCGGCGACTGTCTCAGGATGTTCGACCAGCCCGAGTCCCCAAGGGCCGAGCAGCGCGCCGAGGGCGATGTAGGCGATGAGGAGAGATTGACGCGCGAACAGGGCCAGCGTAGCCAGGACCGCAGCGCCCGTGAAGACGAGGAAGACGGTAAAGATGATGGGTTCGTCGATCATGGTCGCCCCGCTGGATCCTTGATCCATTGTTGCCGTGTCGTGTCCTCACGACAAGGAAAATCTGGCCGATTGCCGATGACCGCCGGCCACACGATCCATGCTTCGCTTGCTGGGAGGACGGCCCCGCAGTATTCTGAAATTCCGTGTACTAACAGGCCTTTCTTATGGATATCACCGCTGAGATCGGACGTCGCCTGCGTGCTGCACGCCACGCGCAGAAGCTCAGTTTGGCCCAGCTCGCGGCCCTGACCAATTCGCTATCGAAGTCGCGCATCAGTAACTACGAACAGGGTATCCGGCGGATGGGCATCGAAGAGGCCCAGGCCCTCGCGCGGGCACTCGGTAGCGTCACTGCGACCTATCTGCTCTGTCTCGACGACGAGCCGCAACTGACCGTGGACGAACTCGAGCTGCTGCGGAACTATCGGGCCGCCGACGAACGCGGCAAAGAGACGATTCGACGGCTGGCCGAGAGCCAGGTCCAATACCAGAACGGTGGGACCGCCGACGAGTGATCCGCATCAGGTTGGGCAGAGTCTAGACCCGCCTGCCTCGGGCCACGCCAGAGCGAACCGCACCCCGAAATCGGGTGCGGGATTCCGCCGCCCTTTCGCCGGGACGAGACGCAATCGGGCCTCGCGATGTCGGTCCGTTTCCGGCAGCGGAGCCCACTGCGGCGCGAAGTCGATTTGACGCGAGGAGGTGAGATGAAGCTCGGTATCGACCGGCTGCTCGAAGAGGATGGGCTGCGCCGGCCGTTGCGTGGCCGACGGCTGGCCCTGCTCGGCCACCCCGCGTCGTTGACCGCCGTTGGTCGCCACAGCCTCGATGCCTTGATCGAGGGGACCGATTTGACCATCGCCGCCGCCCTCGGCCCGCAGCACGGGATGCGCGGCGACAAGCAGGATAACATGGTCGAATCGCCCGACTACGAAGATCCCCGCCACGGCATCCCGGTCTTCAGCCTCTACGGCGACGTGCGCTATCCGACTTCAGCGATGCTGGACAGCTTCGACTGCCTGCTCGTCGATCTCCAGGATATCGGCACCCGCATTTACACTTATCTGACGACGCTGGCCTATCTGCTCGAGGCCTGCGCCGCGGCCGGCAAGGCACTGTGGGTACTCGATCGTCCCAACCCGGTCGGCCGTCCCATCGAGGGCAGCCTGCTGGAGCCCGGCTGGGAGAGCTTCGTCGGCGCCGGCCCGCTGCCGATGCGCCACGGTCTCACGCTGGGTGAGCTGGCCCGCTGGTTCGTCGCCGAGCGTGGCCTTTCGCTCGACCTCCAGGTCGTGACCATGTCCGGCTACGCCCCGACCGGCGGCCCCGGCTGGGGCTGGCCGCTCGGGGAGTTGCCCTGGGTCAACCCGAGCCCGAACGCGGCCAGCCTGAACATGGCCCGCTGTTTCCCCGGGACCGTGCTGTTCGAAGGCACGACCCTTTCCGAGGGGCGTGGCACCACCACGCCGCTCGAGCTCGTCGGTGCGCCCGACCTCGATGGCTATCGCTTGCTGGCCCGGATGATGAACCTGGCGCCGGCCTGGCTGGACGGCTGTCTACTGCGACCCTGCTGGTTCCTGCCCACTTTCCACAAGCATGTCGGGCAGCTCTGCGGCGGCGTTCAGATCCACACCGACAACCGCCATTATCGCCACGAACGGTTCCGCCCCTACCGCCTCGGCGCACTGCTGCTCAAGGCGATTCGTCTGGAGCGGCCTGACTACCCGATCTGGCGCCATTTCGCCTACGAGTACGAGACCGAGCGGCTGGCGATCGACCTGCTCGCCGGCGGCACCTTCCTGCGAGAGTGGGTCGATGACCAGGAGGCCACCCCCGCCGACCTGGAGGCGCACCTCGCACCGGACGAGGCCGTTTGGCGCGAGGCCGTGCAACCCTTCCTCTGCTACCCGTAGCGGTTGCATCGGCGCAGCGCGGCGAGGCCGCGACGCGCTACAATCTAGCGCTTTCAAACGCGCGCGGCGCCCATCAACGGCCCGGCGACGCCCAAAGCTCGGTACCAGATCACGTCATGATTTCCCTTCTCGACTATGGCGCGGGCAATGTGCGCAGCGTCCGCAACGCGATCCGCAAGCTCGGCTTCGAGCTTACCGACATCCGCCGGCCCGAGGACATCCTGCGCGCTGAGCGCCTGATCTTCCCCGGCGTCGGCGCCTTCGGCGCGGCGATGCGGCGTCTGCATGCACTCGGCTACGTCGAGCCGCTGCGTGCCTATCTCGCCGAGGGGCGGCCGTTCCTCGGCATCTGCATCGGGCTCCAGTGCCTCTTCGAGGGCAGCGAGGAATCGCCGGATGTCGCCGGTCTCGGCCTGATCCCGGGGCGGATCCGCCGCTTCGACGATACGCGCCTGTCGGTGCCGCACATGGGCTGGAACGGGATCCGCCCCGAGCAGGACTGCGCGCTGCTGGCCGATTACGCCGGCGAGAAGCTCTACTTCGTGCATTCCTATCACGCCGAGCGCACGGCCGAGAACGACGACTGGGTGCTCGCGACCTGCGACTACGGCACGCCGTTCGTCGCTGCCGTCCAGCGCGGCCAAGTGGCGGCCGTGCAGTTCCACCCGGAGAAGAGTGGGGCGGCCGGGCTGCGCCTGCTCGAGCGCTTCCTCACCGGCCAGGAGGCAACGACCACCGGCCACACTGGGCCGCCGGCCACGACCGGTTTCGCCAAGCGCATCATCGCCTGCCTCGACGTGCGCACCAATGATGCCGGCGACCTCGTCGTGACCAAGGGCGATCAGTACGACGTGCGCGAGGCCGGCGAGGTGCGCAACCTCGGCAAGCCGGTGGATCTCGCACGGCGTTACTACGAGGAAGGGGCCGACGAGATCACCTTCCTCAACATCACCGGCTTCCGCGACTTCCCGCTCGCCGACCAGCCGATGCTCGAGGTGCTCAGGCGGACCTCGGAGCAGGTCTTCGTACCCCTGACCATCGGTGGCGGTATCCGCGCCTTCACCGACACGGACGGGCGCTACCATTCGGCCCTCGACGTGGCCGCCGAGTACTTCCGCTCCGGGGCCGACAAGGTCTCGATCGGCAGCGACGCCGTCTACACGGTCGAGCAGTACCGCGACCGCGGTACCAAGGACGGCAGCAGCGCGATCGAGCAGATCGCCGAGGTCTACGGCAACCAGGCCGTGGTCATCTCGGTCGACCCGCGTCGGGTCTACGTCGACTCGCCCGAGGACACCGCCCGCCCGGTCATCCAGACCGCCATCCCAGGACCGAATGGCGAGCGCTACTGCTGGTTCCAGTGCACCGTCAAGGGCGGGCGCGAGGGGCGTGACCTCGACGCCGTCGAGTTCGCGCGGGCCTGCGAGGCGCTCGGCGCCGGCGAGATCCTGCTCAACTCGATCGATCGCGATGGCACCGGCGCCGGCTTCGACCTTGAACTCGTCAAGGCGGTGAGCGATGCGGTCTCGATCCCGGTGATCGCCTCGAGCGGCGCCGGGCGGGTCGAGCACTTCACCGAGGTCTTCAACGCCACCGGGGTCGAGGCGGCGCTCGCCGCCGGTATCTTCCATCGTCGGGAGGTACCGATCGCGGCGGTCAAGGACGAGTTGCGTGCGCACGGCATCGAGGTGCGGACCTGATTGGCGCCCCCCGGGCGGCCTTTCCTCATTCCTTCCCGTGAATAGCTAAGGAGACAACATGGATCGACAAACGCGTCGTCGCTGTCGCTTCGCCTCGCCCTTCGCAACCCTGGCGGCGTTCGCCTTGATTTCGCTCGGCGCGCCGCTCGCGGCGCCGGCCGATCCCCTGAAGCTCGATTGGCCGGCACCGGCGTCGGCCCGGATCTTCGTCGAGGACAACAAGGAGACGCGCGAGACGACGACCGAGATGCGCCTCCTCGTGACGCCGCTCGAGGAGGGCGCCAAATGGCGGCTCGATTTTCCCAAGGTCAAACTGCTCGAGATCAACGGCAACGACGTGAGCACGCCAGAGGAGTTGGCTCACGTGCCACCGAAATTTCGCATTATGACCGAGGCGATGCCGTCGTTCATCGTCGACCGTGAGGCGCGGATCGTCGAGATCCCAGGTGTCGAGGAGATGCTCGACAACCTGATACAGGAGGTCCCGGAGGACACGCCGGGGGCGACGCAGGATGAGCTTCGCATGGTGCTCTTCGAGCCCAGCGTCATCGACCTGATACGCGCCAAGGCGGACCGTTTCTGGCACCTCTGGGTCGGTATCTGGGTCGAAAAGGCGATCGAGCCCGGCGAGCGCCTGGATTTCAAGGCCGAATCCGACTATGTCGGCATCACGGTGCCAGCCGAGGGGCGTTTCGAGAATCTCGGCGAGGCGCCCGAACATGCCGGGGCCTCGCACCTGGTCTTCGAGCTGATCGCCCGCGGCGATCCGCTGCGCGAGGCCGTCTACAAGTCCCTCGCCAAGGCCTTCGAGCAGGCCGAGCAGCCGATGCCGGATGACATCACGTTGGAGTCGATCAAGTCCGCCGAGCGGCGCGAACGGATCGACCTCATCGCCGATCTCACGACCATGCGGCCTTACGAGGTACGCGCCCTGACGAGCCTCACCCTGGATATCGGCGAGGACGGCCCCCAAGCCAAGATCGAGGAGAATGTGTTTCGCTTCGAGTGGACCGAGTAGACCGGCTCCGAAACACTCAGCGCTTCCTTGCGGGGCAGGAGCCCCGCCCGTTCAATGGTGATAAGCGACTGAACATGAAGGGAGTCTGAGAACGCCCAGCGCAGGCCCGTTCGAGCGGGGTCGCGAGATGACCTTTGCTGCGACGGCCTGCCCAGGGCACGATCCTGGGAGTAGGTGATGACCCAGAAGATTCATCCCCAAGCCGGG
This portion of the Thioflavicoccus mobilis 8321 genome encodes:
- the dtd gene encoding D-aminoacyl-tRNA deacylase — translated: MIGLIQRVSEASVAVDGETIAAIDRGLLALIGVEKGDDLRRADRLLERLLGYRVFPDELGRMNLSLRTTGGGLLLVPQFTLAADTRKGTRASFTSAAPPTDGERLYDYLVAQANATYPHVQCGRFGADMQVALVNDGPVTFWLQG
- the hisB gene encoding imidazoleglycerol-phosphate dehydratase HisB, with translation MSAQTTNRTARVERQTLETRIRVTVDLDGTGRASLRTGVPFLEHMLAQIARHGMIDLEIEADGDLHIDDHHTVEDLGITLGQALAKAFGDKQGIRRYGHAYVPLDEALSRVVVDLSGRPGLVFAVDFVRERIGAFDVDLFREFFQGLVNHAALTLHVDNLRGDNAHHQAETVFKAFGRALRMAVEPDPRMTGITPSTKGAL
- the hisA gene encoding 1-(5-phosphoribosyl)-5-[(5-phosphoribosylamino)methylideneamino]imidazole-4-carboxamide isomerase; the encoded protein is MLLIPAIDLKDGRCVRLRQGRMEDETVFSDNPVEMAGCWAAAGARRLHLVDLNGAFAGTPVNGAAIRAIAAAFPDLPIQVGGGIRDEATIGAYLEAGVGYCILGTQAVREPEFVARACRAFPGHIMVGLDAQDGQVAVQGWAEITDHRVEDLARRFEDDGIEAVIYTDIGRDGMLSGPNIAATKALAAAIGIPVVASGGITTLDDVRALAEAARGTGIMGAITGRAIYEGTLDFAAGQRLADSIEVDR
- the hisI gene encoding phosphoribosyl-AMP cyclohydrolase, which gives rise to MTENDDWLDAIKWDAQGLVPAIAQEWGTGKILMMAWMNRESLRLTRESGHVVYWSRSRAKLWHKGEESGNQQVVRAIRIDCDADVVLIEVEQKGGIACHTGRHSCFYRKLDATGQWVEVDPVIKDPKAIYGRP
- a CDS encoding phosphoribosyl-ATP diphosphatase; its protein translation is MKNDTLERLAEVLEERKSADPQSSYVAKLYGKGLDAILKKIGEEATETVMAAKDGEGERIVSEVADLWFHCLVMLAHEGLGPTAVLAELDRRFGLSGLEEKARRTEG
- the tatA gene encoding Sec-independent protein translocase subunit TatA; the encoded protein is MGVGGISIWQLLIILVIVLLLFGTKRLKNIGSDLGNAVKGFRGALSDAEKRDEEEEKKQAGAEPALTSEQRTAESADTPEASKDKGPATKS
- the tatB gene encoding Sec-independent protein translocase protein TatB, which encodes MFDVGFLELVVIGLVALIVIGPERLPRVARTAGMWVGRARRAFTSVKEEIDRELRAEELKEIMRKQADSQSLERILEPPAKTHRSEADSVGPGAGGKSPEPPSTEARATESGDPP
- the tatC gene encoding twin-arginine translocase subunit TatC, translating into MLTSETPDELGGEQPFISHLIELRNRLIRMLVAVGLVFLALFPFANDIYTAVAAPIMAKLPDGASMIATQIASPFLTPFKLALMVAVFVTAPYLLYQLWAFVAPGLYRHEKRLAVPLLISSIVLFYLGMAFAYFVVFPLVFAFFASVTPQGVTQMPDIAFYLDFILKLFFAFGVAFEIPIATILLVAIGAVTPEQLARQRPYVIVGVFVVGMVLTPPDVISQTLLAVPMWLLFELGILFSRILVTPRGAPERPEDGGGPDGDRDPPPQAFLREDEDGEIDRDEASGGGDPGLLEAEEAPVRASAEVADPVTGKLERIKSLRDTDGDLEEVRRLLYEVLGEGDVDQRIVAQNILDQLDTP
- a CDS encoding LysR family transcriptional regulator encodes the protein MATASLQIHYKQNRLKQLRAFCHAARTGSVSAAAEKIFLSQPTVSLQIQALEREFDTILFERRGPKIKLTPEGELLFQLAEPLVEGMDKLHETFATQCGRVDQGTLNVAAGESTILYVLPEPVQYFSEQFPGIDLKLHNVTGRDGLAMLRADTVDLAVGSMLEVPDDITYRPVVTFRPTLITPRDHPLANKADVTLEEIAPYGLILPPRHLSTWRIVDLVFKQHNLNYRVTLEAGGWEVIKKYVELGLGISIVTDVCLSGGEELGRVPLDRYFPKRSYGIVLRRGKFLSPQAKSFLKVLEACFPERDTPPHQPTVGEADWDDTQLG
- a CDS encoding cation:proton antiporter, which produces MIDEPIIFTVFLVFTGAAVLATLALFARQSLLIAYIALGALLGPWGLGLVEHPETVAEIGNIGIIFLLFLLGLNLDPQDLLRSLRRTTIVTLGSSLAFAAAGMGIGLAIGFTLVEALLVGGAMTFSSTIIGLKLLPTTVLHHQRMGRVIISVLLLQDLLAIALLLVIGGAPNGDNPWIQMAFVLFKLPLLILFAMACAHYLLLPLIQRFDTFREYVFLLVIGWCVGMAELSFWLGLSREIGAFIAGISLASSPIAFYIAESLRPVRDFFLVLFFFSLGARFNLGMVEDVLLPAMLMAGAMLLIKPWIFRLLLTLTGEPPTRAGEIGHRLGQLSEFSLLIAALALSKGVIGELASYTLQLATILTFLVSSYLVVRRYPTPIALTDELRRD
- a CDS encoding helix-turn-helix domain-containing protein — protein: MDITAEIGRRLRAARHAQKLSLAQLAALTNSLSKSRISNYEQGIRRMGIEEAQALARALGSVTATYLLCLDDEPQLTVDELELLRNYRAADERGKETIRRLAESQVQYQNGGTADE
- a CDS encoding exo-beta-N-acetylmuramidase NamZ family protein codes for the protein MKLGIDRLLEEDGLRRPLRGRRLALLGHPASLTAVGRHSLDALIEGTDLTIAAALGPQHGMRGDKQDNMVESPDYEDPRHGIPVFSLYGDVRYPTSAMLDSFDCLLVDLQDIGTRIYTYLTTLAYLLEACAAAGKALWVLDRPNPVGRPIEGSLLEPGWESFVGAGPLPMRHGLTLGELARWFVAERGLSLDLQVVTMSGYAPTGGPGWGWPLGELPWVNPSPNAASLNMARCFPGTVLFEGTTLSEGRGTTTPLELVGAPDLDGYRLLARMMNLAPAWLDGCLLRPCWFLPTFHKHVGQLCGGVQIHTDNRHYRHERFRPYRLGALLLKAIRLERPDYPIWRHFAYEYETERLAIDLLAGGTFLREWVDDQEATPADLEAHLAPDEAVWREAVQPFLCYP